CGTCGGCATACTCCTGAATCTCCTGATAGAGGTGCACCGCATTGTAGTAAACACCGCCTTCATCAGCGCCGCTGAGCCCGGTGGCGGAGGTGTAGATCAGGCTGCCCACACTGGAGGCACCCTCGTTCAAATTCAGCCCCATGGCGGGGATGGCGACCCAGTCGTCCTCCGCGAACTCCGTCTCCGGCAGATAAGCAAGCAGGGGCAGGTTCAGGTACATCATACCCTCTTTGCCATCGTAGATCAGCTTGAACTTCACATTGGCAAGCGCCGACTTCAGGCCGCTGAGCTGGGCGGAGGTCATTCCCGCGAAGAGCTGGTCAAACTCCTCCAACTTGCCCAAGGCGGCCAGGTCCAGCCGACCGGTGACGCTGGCGGCGTCAGCGCTCTGAACCAACTCCAACGAGGCATCCATGTTGTAGGTCTTGTTGCCGTTGATGGAATCCAGCAGCGTCAGGTCCGCACCAAGGGAGGCAGCGGTCCTGTAATTTTTGGAGGGGTCCCGGGCCAGGGATTTTAGCAGCCGGTTGAGCACGGTAAAGCTGCTGTCCACCTCATCCACCAGAGCCTGGCGGTTCAGCAGCACGGCTGTTTCAAAAAGGGAATCGTAAAACACATCGCAGCCCAGGGTCTGGGCGAAAAAGCGGACGGGGATGTAAGTGCGGCCGTTTTTAAAGTAGCATTTGGCATCCATCTGCACGTTAAGCTCCTGGCCGCCCGCGCGGACGATGACCACATCGCTGCCGGCCTTGAAATAAAGCGCCGCGTCGCCCTCCACCGTCTTGCCGCCGGCGGTGACAGACGCATCCTTGAGCCGGCAGACCGCCATGCCGTCCTCATAGGAGACGGTTCCGCCCATGGCCTCCAGCACCTGGCGGCAGGGCACCATGGTCCGGCCGTCCTTCAGCTCCGGCTGAGCGTCGAACTTCAAATAGCTGCCGTCCAGCATCACGCCCAACTGGCCGGGCACACCGCCCAGGGCCTTCTTGCTCTCGGCCACCTCTTTTGCCGTCTCATCGGCCCACCACATCTCCCAGAGGTAGTCGTCCAGCAGGTATTCGTTGAGCTCCTCCTCGCTCTCAAAGCCCATTTCCAGCATGTAGTCCTCTTTGCTCTGGTAATAGTCTCCGGCCCAGTACTCCTCGGCCCAGTACTTGTCCGGGTCAAAGGCCTGGATCTCGGCGTCATGGGCCTTTTTCCAGTTGGCATAGTCCACCTCATAGGAGATGTCCTCATAATAGGCCTCCAGGTCACCGTCGTAGTAGTACTCCACGCACTCCTCCAGGGAGTCGAAGCCCCACTCCTGCCACTGGGGCGGGTCCGTGTCCTCATAGCCGTAAGCAGGCAGCGTCAGTGAAAGCGTCAGAAGCAGGCAGAGCAATGCGGAAATAATCCTTTTCATATTCAGTTCCTCTCTTTCAGGCCGGTTCGGCCAATATTCCCTGTGGATGAACCAGCGCCGGTTCTCCCTCCGGCCGCCGGGACAGGACTTTGTGGAACGCAGCCCTACGAAATATCCGCCATTTCCAGATACTTGTATCCGTTTTCGGCAATGTGATCCTTTCTGCCCGGCAGGTTTTCCCCCAACAGCAGGTCAAACACCCGGGCCGTCTCCTCCACATCCTCCGGCATCACCCGGATCAGCCGTCTGGTTTCCGGATTCATGGTGGTCAGCCACATCATGTCCGGGTCGTTCTCACCCAGTCCCTTGGACCGGTCCACCTTCACCT
This window of the Dysosmobacter acutus genome carries:
- a CDS encoding copper amine oxidase N-terminal domain-containing protein; this translates as MKRIISALLCLLLTLSLTLPAYGYEDTDPPQWQEWGFDSLEECVEYYYDGDLEAYYEDISYEVDYANWKKAHDAEIQAFDPDKYWAEEYWAGDYYQSKEDYMLEMGFESEEELNEYLLDDYLWEMWWADETAKEVAESKKALGGVPGQLGVMLDGSYLKFDAQPELKDGRTMVPCRQVLEAMGGTVSYEDGMAVCRLKDASVTAGGKTVEGDAALYFKAGSDVVIVRAGGQELNVQMDAKCYFKNGRTYIPVRFFAQTLGCDVFYDSLFETAVLLNRQALVDEVDSSFTVLNRLLKSLARDPSKNYRTAASLGADLTLLDSINGNKTYNMDASLELVQSADAASVTGRLDLAALGKLEEFDQLFAGMTSAQLSGLKSALANVKFKLIYDGKEGMMYLNLPLLAYLPETEFAEDDWVAIPAMGLNLNEGASSVGSLIYTSATGLSGADEGGVYYNAVHLYQEIQEYADEAAVLLGDGCFQGEGGYDVLHYGMEDYQAYLKETYGEDADYYNEFNKLSADLRIARDGAATFKVEMQSQDAGYFIPVMLVTADGKVSSTGVNMNLVMKLKNTMDLEIRYTASTSETQQTPGKLPADANVINSYGYDEEPLPAEETIL